A stretch of Dermochelys coriacea isolate rDerCor1 chromosome 6, rDerCor1.pri.v4, whole genome shotgun sequence DNA encodes these proteins:
- the LOC119856909 gene encoding LOW QUALITY PROTEIN: olfactory receptor 4S2-like (The sequence of the model RefSeq protein was modified relative to this genomic sequence to represent the inferred CDS: inserted 2 bases in 2 codons; deleted 1 base in 1 codon), with protein sequence MRQEPFSLALLLVLPPEHIANINNVTEFVFSGLSQNQKLQKMCFVLFLCFYITIILGNLIVLTIVSSQHLNSLMYFFLSYLSFVDICYSSVTAPKMIEDFLAEGGEKMISFTSCIAQLFGVHFFGCTEIFILTVMAYDCYIAICKPLQYTTIMTRHMYGQMMVASWVGGFVHSMVQTLTIQLPFCGLNEIDHYFCDVHPLLQLACADTXVGIIVIANSGMIALGCFLLLVISYIVILISLRTHSSEGRHKALATCSSHIAVVILFFGPTSNLLAXLSEDKVVAVFYTIITPMLNLLIYTLRNDEVKGAMRKLWSRKVMSDGKSKG encoded by the exons atgaggcaggagcccttctCTCTTgcactcctgctcgtgcttcctccag AGCACATAGCGAATATAAACAATGTGACTGAATTTGTCTTCTCGGGCCTCTCCCAGAATCAGAAGCTGCAGAAAATGTGTTTTGTGCTGTTTTTATGCTTCTATATAACCATCATTCTTGGAAACCTCATTGTTCTCACTATAGTTAGCAGTCAGCATCTGAACTCACTCATGTATTTCTTCCTGAGTTACCTGTCCTTCGTAGACATCTGCTACTCTTCTGTCACAGCTCCCAAAATGATTGAAGACTTCCTTgctgaggggggg gaaaaaatgaTCTCCTTCACTAGCTGCATAGCACAGCTGTTTGGAGTCCATTTCTTTGGTTGCACTGAGATCTTCATCCTCACGGTGATGGCCTACGATTGCTACATTGCAATCTGCAAACCCCTCCAATACACAACCATCATGACTAGACACATGTATGGCCAGATGATGGTGGCTTCATGGGTAGGGGGCTTTGTGCATTCCATGGTACAGACTCTAACCATCCAGTTACCTTTCTGTGGGCTCAATGAGATCGACCATTATTTCTGTGATGTTCACCCTTTGCTACAACTGGCTTGTGCTGATA TTGTTGGCATCATAGTTATTGCCAATAGTGGGATGATTGCTTTGGGCTGTTTCCTTCTCTTGGTTATATCCTACATTGTGATCTTAATCTCCTTGCGGACACATTCTTCTGAAGGGCGTCATAAAGCTCtcgccacctgcagctcccatatTGCTgtagtgattttgttttttggacCTACATCCAACCTTCTAG ACTTGTCAGAGGACAAGGTGGTTGCTGTATTCTACACCATTATCACCCCCATGCTGAATCTTCTGATCTACACACTGAGAAATGATGAGGTGAAAGGTGCTATGAGAAAATTATGGAGCAGAAAAGTGATGTCAGATGGGAAATCAAAAGGGTGA